In the Oncorhynchus gorbuscha isolate QuinsamMale2020 ecotype Even-year linkage group LG05, OgorEven_v1.0, whole genome shotgun sequence genome, one interval contains:
- the LOC124035368 gene encoding uncharacterized protein KIAA1755-like — MDRGSETRTEREERRDRGSETRTETETETETETEERSRHVGILQVVDTGETDSHHDDPEVSTGQSDTPQGEDQTLNTLTETLIHLAPTPTAHQTPTHYTPSTESETERPEDKEEEEEEVEQEEENHSDTEPQEKEKTGPIQPEEPVLKYCSVDKPSTETNHRDPELQQTPAVMFPAQLTQSPAQLTQSPAQLTRSYSQSSQCSQSSVFPKSQTLTEAHNINAAVLSSGVLCLPGTRDRGGRALVTVTTRNTGWLNPSCDCGELVRILVYYYTMLRKEVRSLGLTVVVDSRRCSPVPALFSAFNILQVTANNDS; from the exons atggataggGGTTCAGAaaccaggacagagagggaggagaggagggataggggttCAGAaaccaggacagagacagagacagagacagagacagagacagaggagaggagtagacatGTTGGCATCTTGCAGGTGGTTGACACCGGTGAGACAGACTCTCACCATGATGACCCTGAGGTCTCCACCGGCCAATCAGACACTCCCCAAGGAGAGGACCAGACACTGAACACTCTGACTGAGACTCTCATACACTTAGCCCCCACTCCCACTGCCCACCAAACACCAACGCACTACACACCTTCCACTGAatcagagaccgagagaccggaggacaaggaggaggaggaggaggaggtggagcaaGAGGAAGAGAACCACTCAGATACTGAGCCCCAAGAGAAAGAAAAGACAG gCCCCATTCAGCCAGAGGAACCTGTGTTAAAATACTGTTCCGTGGACAAGCCATCCACTGAAACTAACCACAGAGACCCAGAACTACAACAGACCCCAGCAGTGATGTTCCCAGCCCAGTTAACCCAGTCCCCAGCCCAGTTAACCCAGTCCCCAGCCCAGCTAACCAGGTCCTACTCCCAGTccagccagtgctcccagtcttcaGTCTTTCCTAAGTCCCAGACACTGACAGAGGCCCACAACATCAATGCTGCTGTCCTCAGTTCTGGGGTGCTCTGTCTGCCTG GAACAAGAGATAGGGGAGGTCGAGCCCTGGTGACCGTGACCACGAGGAACACCGGCTGGTTGAACCCAAGCTGTGACTGTGGAGAACTGGTCAGAATCCTGGTCTACTACTACACAATGCTCAG GAAGGAGGTGCGTTCCCTAGGGTTGACAGTCGTGGTGGACTCTCGGCGGTGCTCCCCTGTCCCCGCTCTGTTCAGCGCCTTCAACATACTTCAG GTCACTGCTAACAATGACAGTTGA